The following proteins come from a genomic window of Falco rusticolus isolate bFalRus1 chromosome 9, bFalRus1.pri, whole genome shotgun sequence:
- the TSPAN14 gene encoding tetraspanin-14 isoform X1: MHYYRYSNAEVSCWYKYLLFSYNIVFWLAGVAFLAAGLWAWSEKGVLSDLTKVTGLHGLDPVVLVLLVGIVMFTLGFAGCVGALRENICLLKFFCGAIVFIFLLELAVAVLAFLFQDWVRDRVKEFFENNIKSYRDDIDLQNLIDSLQKINHCCGAQGPDDWDFNIYFNCSSESKSREKCGVPFSCCIPDPAQKVVNTQCGYDVRKKSKSQWDDQIFVKGCILALEAWLPRNIYIVAGVFIAISLLQIFGIFLARTLISDIEAVKAGNAF; encoded by the exons cTAGCTGGAGTGGCCTTCCTTGCAGCTGGTCTCTGGGCATGGAGTGAAAAG GGTGTATTGTCTGATCTGACGAAGGTGACTGGTCTTCATGGTCTGGACCCAGTGGTTCTTGTCTTACTGGTGGGAATAGTGATGTTTACATTGGGATTTGCTGGTTGTGTAGGGGCACTGAGAGAAAACATCTGCCTTCTGAAGTTT ttctgtgGAGCTATTGTGTTTATAttcctgctggagctggcagtggCAGTTTTGGCTTTCCTGTTCCAGGACTGGGTGAGGGACAGGGTCAAGGAGTTCTTTGAGAATAACATTAAATCCTACCGCGACGATATTGACCTCCAGAACCTCATTGATTCGCTACAGAAAATT AACCATTGCTGTGGTGCCCAGGGTCCAGATGACTGGGACTTTAACATATACTTCAActgcagcagtgaaagcaaaagtCGTGAGAAGTGTGGCgttcctttttcctgttgtatACCTGATCCTGCT caaAAAGTTGTGAATACACAGTGTGGCTATGATGTCAGGAAGAAG AGCAAGAGTCAATGGGATGATCAGATTTTTGTCAAAGGATGTATTCTTGCACTTGAAGCTTGGTTACCCCGAAATATCTACATTGTTGCAGGTGTCTTCATAGCTATCTCACTGCTCCAG aTTTTTGGGATTTTCCTAGCCAGGACGTTGATTTCTGATATTGAAGCTGTAAAGGCAGGTAATGCCTTCTGA
- the TSPAN14 gene encoding tetraspanin-14 isoform X2, with protein MGRRRKTFQKLCCSGKLKDKLQGVLSDLTKVTGLHGLDPVVLVLLVGIVMFTLGFAGCVGALRENICLLKFFCGAIVFIFLLELAVAVLAFLFQDWVRDRVKEFFENNIKSYRDDIDLQNLIDSLQKINHCCGAQGPDDWDFNIYFNCSSESKSREKCGVPFSCCIPDPAQKVVNTQCGYDVRKKSKSQWDDQIFVKGCILALEAWLPRNIYIVAGVFIAISLLQIFGIFLARTLISDIEAVKAGNAF; from the exons atgggaagaaggagaaaaacattccagaagctgtgctgcagtggtAAACTCAAAGATAAACTACAG GGTGTATTGTCTGATCTGACGAAGGTGACTGGTCTTCATGGTCTGGACCCAGTGGTTCTTGTCTTACTGGTGGGAATAGTGATGTTTACATTGGGATTTGCTGGTTGTGTAGGGGCACTGAGAGAAAACATCTGCCTTCTGAAGTTT ttctgtgGAGCTATTGTGTTTATAttcctgctggagctggcagtggCAGTTTTGGCTTTCCTGTTCCAGGACTGGGTGAGGGACAGGGTCAAGGAGTTCTTTGAGAATAACATTAAATCCTACCGCGACGATATTGACCTCCAGAACCTCATTGATTCGCTACAGAAAATT AACCATTGCTGTGGTGCCCAGGGTCCAGATGACTGGGACTTTAACATATACTTCAActgcagcagtgaaagcaaaagtCGTGAGAAGTGTGGCgttcctttttcctgttgtatACCTGATCCTGCT caaAAAGTTGTGAATACACAGTGTGGCTATGATGTCAGGAAGAAG AGCAAGAGTCAATGGGATGATCAGATTTTTGTCAAAGGATGTATTCTTGCACTTGAAGCTTGGTTACCCCGAAATATCTACATTGTTGCAGGTGTCTTCATAGCTATCTCACTGCTCCAG aTTTTTGGGATTTTCCTAGCCAGGACGTTGATTTCTGATATTGAAGCTGTAAAGGCAGGTAATGCCTTCTGA
- the LOC119153243 gene encoding rap1 GTPase-GDP dissociation stimulator 1-like isoform X1, producing the protein METLSQHLEYLGLCGDDPKAEDQILESLNRILLALTEDKQRSLSLLRESGIFLTLAKILKGNPRCAVKAAQVLSEIAKNEEMKKPCIEADLVPVLIPLLESTDQEMLLHAGRAIGRICYDNRDLQEELVKAGVTTSLVRILTDYADSEPLVHVDLLALCNLADLDTAKEALSKTNIAEQLVRQLRRAANHERLEIVFDVLQALAENDSLKVQLVEAGVQEVLSEILLRLQGSSQAEDRCILKAASDLIVSLLLGDGNCVRMVQLGVIDQLLDLLEKHVESGDISVQHAALSALRNLAIPVVNKVQVLEEGVAERIQVLLRSEVPPVQLKLLGTLRMLADGQADAAEILGQDPMLLNRLVQWCDANDHTGIHGEANRLLASIMHHNRSQEVVRAIQEAQGVKHLVSMTTSKHAAMQNEALNALAIASAIDLETLEESFKESQLVQSLHKLLQDDNTSPEVKYNSMGLLCSLLNSGDLRQEIEEDKIKETLEQLCSHSNANVVKEAVTTLQVLRGETPH; encoded by the exons AAACCCTGAGTCAGCACCTGGAGTACCTTGGGCTCTGCGGAGATGACCCAAAAGCTGAAGATCAAATCCTTGAAAGTCTGAACAGGATTCTGCTGGCTCTTACTGAAGACA AGCAGAGATCCCTCAGCCTACTCAGAGAGAGCGGAATCTTCCTAACATTGGCAAAAATCCTGAAGGGCAATCCACGATGTGCAGTGAAAGCAGCCCAGGTGCTTTCAGAGATAGCTAAGAATG aggaaatgaagaaaCCATGTATTGAAGCAGATTTGGTTCCAGTTTTGATACCTTTGCTGGAGAGTACAGACCAAGAAATGTTGCTGCATGCTGGGAGGGCTATTGGCCGTATCTGTTATGATAATC GGGATCTTCAGGAAGAGCTGGTGAAGGCAGGAGTAACCACATCGCTAGTCCGAATATTAACTGATTATGCAGACAGTGAACCCCTTGTCCACGTTGATCTACTGGCCTTATGCAATCTCGCAGACCTTG ATACAGCCAAGGAAGCTCTAAGCAAGACCAACATTGCTGAACAGCTGGTGAGACAACTGAGAAGAGCAGCGAACCATGAGAGGTTAGAAATTGTGTTTGACGTCCTGCAAGCACTTGCAGAAAATG ATTCTCTGAAAGTGCAGCTGGTGGAGGCAGGGGTGCAAGAGGTGCTGTCCGAGATCCTGCTGAGGCTCCAGGGTAGTTCACAAGCTGAAGACAGGTGCATTTTGAAGGCTGCATCAGATCTCATTGTCTCTCTGCTGCTTGGag ATGGCAACTGTGTACGAATGGTACAGCTGGGAGTCATAGATCAGCTTCTAGATCTTTTGGAGAAGCATGTAGAGAGTGGGGACATCTCTGTTCAACATGCTGCACTCAGCGCACTTCGAAACCTTGCTATACCAG tTGTTAACAAGGTTCAAGTGCTAGAGGAAGGTGTGGCAGAACGGATTCAGGTACTTCTAAGATCAGAGGTGCCTCCTGTGCAGCTTAAACTTCTTGGGACACTACGGATGTTAGCAGATGGTCAAG CCGACGCAGCTGAAATCTTGGGCCAAGACCCCATGCTGCTCAACAGACTTGTGCAGTGGTGCGATGCCAACGACCACACCGGCATTCATGGAGAAGCAAATCGGCTGCTGGCATCCATCATGCATCACAACAGATCCCAA GAAGTGGTCAGAGCCATCCAGGAGGCGCAAGGAGTGAAGCATCTGGTTTCCATGACAACAAGTAAACACGCTGCCATGCAGAATGAGGCTCTGAATGCCTTGGCAATAGCATCTGCAATCgatttag aaacccTTGAAGAATCTTTTAAAGAATCACAGTTAGTTCAAAGCTTACACAAACTTCTACAAGATGATAATACAAGTCCTGAGGTGAAATATAATTCAATGGGTCTTTTGTGCAGTCTTCTTAATTCAG GTGATCTGAGACAAGAAATAGAAGAGGACAAGATTAAAGAAACCCTCGAACAACTCTGCAGTCACAGCAATGCAAATGTAGTCAAGGAAGCTGTCACAACATTACAGGTTTTGAGAGGAGAGACACCCCACTAG
- the LOC119153243 gene encoding rap1 GTPase-GDP dissociation stimulator 1-like isoform X2, producing the protein METLSQHLEYLGLCGDDPKAEDQILESLNRILLALTEDKQRSLSLLRESGIFLTLAKILKGNPRCAVKAAQVLSEIAKNEEMKKPCIEADLVPVLIPLLESTDQEMLLHAGRAIGRICYDNRDLQEELVKAGVTTSLVRILTDYADSEPLVHVDLLALCNLADLDGNCVRMVQLGVIDQLLDLLEKHVESGDISVQHAALSALRNLAIPVVNKVQVLEEGVAERIQVLLRSEVPPVQLKLLGTLRMLADGQADAAEILGQDPMLLNRLVQWCDANDHTGIHGEANRLLASIMHHNRSQEVVRAIQEAQGVKHLVSMTTSKHAAMQNEALNALAIASAIDLETLEESFKESQLVQSLHKLLQDDNTSPEVKYNSMGLLCSLLNSGDLRQEIEEDKIKETLEQLCSHSNANVVKEAVTTLQVLRGETPH; encoded by the exons AAACCCTGAGTCAGCACCTGGAGTACCTTGGGCTCTGCGGAGATGACCCAAAAGCTGAAGATCAAATCCTTGAAAGTCTGAACAGGATTCTGCTGGCTCTTACTGAAGACA AGCAGAGATCCCTCAGCCTACTCAGAGAGAGCGGAATCTTCCTAACATTGGCAAAAATCCTGAAGGGCAATCCACGATGTGCAGTGAAAGCAGCCCAGGTGCTTTCAGAGATAGCTAAGAATG aggaaatgaagaaaCCATGTATTGAAGCAGATTTGGTTCCAGTTTTGATACCTTTGCTGGAGAGTACAGACCAAGAAATGTTGCTGCATGCTGGGAGGGCTATTGGCCGTATCTGTTATGATAATC GGGATCTTCAGGAAGAGCTGGTGAAGGCAGGAGTAACCACATCGCTAGTCCGAATATTAACTGATTATGCAGACAGTGAACCCCTTGTCCACGTTGATCTACTGGCCTTATGCAATCTCGCAGACCTTG ATGGCAACTGTGTACGAATGGTACAGCTGGGAGTCATAGATCAGCTTCTAGATCTTTTGGAGAAGCATGTAGAGAGTGGGGACATCTCTGTTCAACATGCTGCACTCAGCGCACTTCGAAACCTTGCTATACCAG tTGTTAACAAGGTTCAAGTGCTAGAGGAAGGTGTGGCAGAACGGATTCAGGTACTTCTAAGATCAGAGGTGCCTCCTGTGCAGCTTAAACTTCTTGGGACACTACGGATGTTAGCAGATGGTCAAG CCGACGCAGCTGAAATCTTGGGCCAAGACCCCATGCTGCTCAACAGACTTGTGCAGTGGTGCGATGCCAACGACCACACCGGCATTCATGGAGAAGCAAATCGGCTGCTGGCATCCATCATGCATCACAACAGATCCCAA GAAGTGGTCAGAGCCATCCAGGAGGCGCAAGGAGTGAAGCATCTGGTTTCCATGACAACAAGTAAACACGCTGCCATGCAGAATGAGGCTCTGAATGCCTTGGCAATAGCATCTGCAATCgatttag aaacccTTGAAGAATCTTTTAAAGAATCACAGTTAGTTCAAAGCTTACACAAACTTCTACAAGATGATAATACAAGTCCTGAGGTGAAATATAATTCAATGGGTCTTTTGTGCAGTCTTCTTAATTCAG GTGATCTGAGACAAGAAATAGAAGAGGACAAGATTAAAGAAACCCTCGAACAACTCTGCAGTCACAGCAATGCAAATGTAGTCAAGGAAGCTGTCACAACATTACAGGTTTTGAGAGGAGAGACACCCCACTAG